One window of the Pelmatolapia mariae isolate MD_Pm_ZW linkage group LG15, Pm_UMD_F_2, whole genome shotgun sequence genome contains the following:
- the slc30a1a gene encoding zinc transporter 1a codes for MACEPNRARLLCMLSLTFGFFIVEVVVSRMTSSLSMLSDSFHMLSDVIALVVALVAVRFAEKTQATNKNTFGWIRAEVMGALVNAVFLTALCFTIVLEAVERFTEPHEIESPVVVAGVGAAGLLVNLLGLCLFHGHAGGGHGHSHGGHSHGSKNKRGKTSKNSKAGNGSSGEETNNLVGNHNSPGDGRPRNEISCKGSTEVQMNGNTHYEEMDPDHDSSSQLNMRGVFLHVLGDALGSVIVVVNAIIFTFVWQPCIKGEKCVNPCVNSHSADHYHDNNTVVDLHVGPTVPTMKFAGPCWVLYLDPTLCIIMVSILLYTTYPLLKESALILLQTVPKQINMHRLNERLLSLDGVLAIHELHIWQLAGSRIIATAHIKCHDPTSYMEVAKRIKDFFHNEGIHATTIQPEFVTFSSESRDSLCELSCRTQCAPKLCCGAADKQNTGSDKKAAVASNLEVISETSEAAGAVVQVCPGSEAEVRIAREVESSL; via the exons ATGGCTTGCGAACCCAATCGTGCCCGGCTGCTGTGCATGCTATCATTGACTTTTGGGTTTTTCATCGTGGAGGTGGTGGTCAGTCGGATGACCTCGTCCCTGTCAATGCTGTCGGACTCCTTCCATATGCTGTCGGATGTCATCGCACTCGTCGTGGCTCTAGTGGCGGTCCGGTTCGCCGAAAAAACCCAGGCGACCAACAAGAACACCTTCGGCTGGATCCGAGCGGAGGTGATGGGGGCTCTGGTCAACGCCGTCTTTCTCACGGCGCTGTGCTTCACCATCGTCCTGGAGGCGGTCGAGCGCTTCACCGAGCCCCACGAGATCGAGTCTCCAGTGGTGGTGGCCGGGGTCGGTGCCGCGGGGCTTCTGGTTAACCTGCTGGGGCTCTGCTTGTTCCACGGCCACGCGGGCGGAGGCCACGGACACTCTCACGGAGGGCACTCTCATGGGAGTAAGAATAAGCGGGGCAAAACGAGCAAGAACTCGAAGGCTGGAAACGGGTCTTCGGGAGAGGAGACCAACAACTTGGTGGGAAATCACAACAGCCCAGGCGATGGGAGACCAAGAAATG AAATCAGCTGTAAAGGCAGCACAGAGGTGCAGATGAATGGAAACACCCACTATGAGGAGATGGATCCCGACCACGACTCGTCGTCGCAGCTCAACATGCGCGGGGTCTTCCTGCATGTGCTGGGCGACGCCCTGGGCTCCGTCATCGTAGTGGTCAACGCTATAATATTCACCTTTGTGTGGCAGCCCTGCATCAAAGGTGAGAAGTGCGTGAATCCGTGCGTCAACAGCCACTCCGCTGACCATTACCATGACAACAACACCGTCGTCGATCTGCACGTGGGTCCAACTGTGCCGACCATGAAGTTCGCCGGCCCCTGCTGGGTTCTTTACCTTGATCCCACGCTGTGCATCATCATGGTGAGCATCCTGCTGTACACTACCTACCCTCTGCTCAAAGAGTCGGCCCTCATCCTGCTGCAGACCGTGCCCAAGCAGATCAACATGCACCGGCTCAACGAGCGTCTGCTGAGCCTGGATGGCGTCCTGGCCATCCACGAGCTGCACATCTGGCAGCTGGCCGGAAGCCGCATCATCGCCACGGCGCACATCAAATGCCACGACCCCACATCTTACATGGAGGTGGCCAAACGCATCAAGGACTTCTTCCACAATGAGGGCATCCACGCCACCACCATCCAGCCCGAGTTTGTCACGTTCAGCTCAGAGTCTCGAGACTCCCTGTGCGAGCTCTCCTGTCGGACTCAGTGCGCTCCCAAGCTGTGCTGCGGCGCTGCGGACAAACAGAACACCGGCTCTGACAAGAAGGCTGCAGTCGCTTCAAACCTGGAGGTGATCAGTGAGACCTCAGAGGCGGCGGGGGCCGTAGTTCAGGTGTGCCCTGGGTCTGAGGCTGAGGTCAGGATTGCCAGAGAAGTGGAGTCATCTCTGTGA